From a single Adhaeribacter swui genomic region:
- the typA gene encoding translational GTPase TypA has protein sequence MQSIRNIAIIAHVDHGKTTLVDKIIHASKIFDAHQQFDDLILDNNDLERERGITIVSKNVSVRYKDVKINIIDTPGHADFGGEVERVLKMADGVLLLVDAFEGAMPQTRFVLSKAIQLGLKPIVVVNKVDKENCRPDEVHEQVFDLMFNLDATEDQLDFVTLYGSSKQGWMSRDWKEKTNDITPLLDAIIEVIPPAPTREGTPQMQITSLDYSSFVGRIAIGRVHRGTLKEGANMSLCKRDGSIKKVKIKELHVFEGLGKVKVESVSSGEICAVTGIEGFDIGDTLADFENPEPLERISIDEPTMNMLFTINNSPFFGKEGKFVTSRHLRDRLFKETEKNLALRVEETDKEDTFLVYGRGILHLSVLIETMRREGYELQVGQPQVLFKEIDGQRHEPIEHLVVDVPEETSGKVIELVTQRKGELTIMEPKGDLQHLEFNIPARGLIGLRNNVLTATAGEAIMNHRFQSYEPYKGAIPGRINGSLIAMENGPGTAYSIDKLQDRGVFFVEPGEDVYMGQVIGEHSRGNDLTVNIQKGKQLTNMRASGSDNNVRIVPKIQFSLEEAMEYIQKDEYLEVTPKSIRMRKIYLDENDRKRYERKEE, from the coding sequence ATGCAAAGTATCAGAAATATCGCGATTATCGCGCACGTTGACCACGGCAAAACCACGCTCGTCGACAAAATTATTCATGCCTCTAAAATATTTGACGCACACCAGCAATTCGACGACCTGATTCTGGATAATAACGATCTGGAACGTGAACGTGGTATTACCATTGTTTCGAAAAACGTGTCGGTGCGTTACAAAGATGTAAAAATCAACATTATCGATACTCCGGGTCACGCCGACTTTGGCGGGGAAGTAGAACGTGTTTTAAAGATGGCCGACGGCGTATTGCTGTTGGTGGATGCTTTTGAAGGCGCCATGCCCCAAACCCGTTTTGTATTGAGCAAGGCTATTCAGTTGGGTTTAAAACCGATTGTGGTAGTAAATAAGGTAGATAAAGAAAACTGTCGCCCCGACGAAGTACACGAACAGGTATTTGATTTAATGTTTAACCTGGATGCTACCGAAGACCAGTTAGACTTTGTAACCCTGTACGGTTCTTCGAAACAAGGCTGGATGAGCCGCGACTGGAAAGAAAAAACCAACGACATCACGCCGCTGCTGGATGCGATTATTGAAGTAATTCCGCCGGCTCCTACCCGCGAAGGTACACCGCAAATGCAAATTACTTCTTTAGATTACTCCTCATTTGTGGGCCGGATTGCTATTGGCCGGGTACACCGCGGTACTTTAAAAGAAGGTGCGAACATGAGCTTATGCAAGCGCGATGGCAGCATTAAAAAGGTAAAAATTAAAGAATTACACGTTTTCGAAGGTTTAGGCAAAGTAAAAGTAGAGTCGGTTTCGTCCGGCGAAATTTGCGCCGTAACCGGTATCGAAGGCTTTGATATTGGCGATACCTTAGCCGATTTTGAAAATCCGGAACCACTAGAGCGGATTTCCATCGACGAGCCAACCATGAACATGTTGTTTACCATTAACAACTCCCCGTTCTTTGGGAAAGAAGGTAAATTTGTTACCTCTCGTCACTTGCGCGACCGTTTATTTAAAGAAACGGAGAAGAACCTGGCTTTACGGGTAGAAGAAACCGATAAAGAAGATACGTTCCTGGTTTATGGCCGGGGTATTCTGCACTTATCTGTTTTAATTGAAACCATGCGCCGCGAAGGTTACGAATTACAGGTAGGTCAGCCGCAGGTATTATTTAAAGAAATCGACGGACAGCGCCACGAGCCGATTGAACACTTGGTAGTAGACGTGCCGGAAGAAACCTCGGGTAAAGTAATTGAATTGGTAACGCAACGCAAAGGCGAGTTAACCATTATGGAGCCGAAAGGCGACTTGCAGCACCTGGAGTTTAACATTCCGGCGCGGGGTTTAATTGGCTTGCGTAACAACGTATTAACTGCTACGGCTGGTGAGGCGATTATGAACCACCGCTTCCAGAGCTACGAGCCTTACAAAGGTGCTATTCCGGGCCGGATTAACGGTTCTTTGATCGCGATGGAAAATGGACCGGGCACGGCTTATTCTATTGATAAATTACAGGATCGGGGCGTGTTTTTCGTAGAACCCGGCGAAGATGTGTACATGGGCCAGGTAATTGGCGAGCACAGCCGCGGCAACGACTTAACTGTGAACATCCAGAAAGGCAAGCAGCTGACTAACATGCGGGCTTCCGGTTCTGATAACAACGTACGGATTGTACCAAAAATCCAGTTCTCCCTGGAAGAAGCCATGGAATACATCCAGAAAGATGAGTATCTGGAAGTAACACCCAAGAGTATCCGGATGCGGAAAATTTACCTCGACGAAAACGATCGGAAACGGTACGAGCGGAAAGAAGAATAA
- a CDS encoding efflux RND transporter periplasmic adaptor subunit produces MDREIAPEKLRKSKLKNYSKLAGILVLVAAGLLAFRFALRTSENRSSLRTSLVTQGPIEASLNATGVLVPENEAVVTSPIQARLEAVLHHAGEKINANQSILQLDKEYTKLAYRKLQDEQQLNQNETSKLQLKLTKEVSELQSRYNIKQMQVKRLQAALSDEKYLLSIGGGTEENVRQAEMNLKVAQLEADQLAAQIRQQQQANSADLKDVGFEMSIQERNLQEMQRKLDQADIKSPISGVLTFVNEEIGATVNPGDALVRVADLSSFKVKATIADSYADQLQPGGPVTVRLNDTDLKGTIATIRPAVENNQVTFFVQLDQKNHPQLRSNLKVEVFVITSFKNQAMRVKNGPFFTGARDQKVFVIKGNKAIARTVQIGLSNFDWVELLGVQPGEEVIISDTKEFQHLDEFTITND; encoded by the coding sequence ATGGACAGAGAAATTGCTCCGGAAAAACTCCGGAAAAGTAAGTTAAAAAACTACAGCAAACTAGCCGGCATATTAGTACTAGTAGCCGCGGGTTTGCTCGCCTTCCGGTTTGCCCTGCGCACTTCCGAAAACCGTTCCAGCTTGCGCACCTCCCTGGTTACCCAAGGCCCAATCGAAGCCTCGTTAAATGCTACTGGGGTACTGGTACCGGAAAACGAAGCGGTAGTAACCAGTCCTATCCAGGCGCGGTTGGAGGCGGTATTGCACCACGCCGGCGAAAAAATAAACGCCAATCAATCTATTCTGCAACTCGATAAAGAATATACCAAACTGGCTTACCGCAAACTGCAGGACGAACAACAACTCAATCAAAACGAAACCAGCAAGCTGCAATTAAAACTCACCAAAGAAGTAAGCGAGTTGCAATCGCGGTACAACATTAAACAAATGCAGGTAAAGCGGCTGCAAGCAGCTCTTAGCGACGAGAAATACTTACTTTCTATTGGCGGGGGCACTGAAGAAAACGTGCGGCAAGCCGAAATGAACTTGAAAGTTGCACAATTGGAAGCCGACCAACTCGCTGCGCAAATCCGGCAGCAGCAACAAGCTAATTCCGCCGACCTGAAAGATGTGGGTTTTGAAATGAGCATCCAGGAACGCAACCTGCAGGAAATGCAGCGCAAACTCGACCAGGCTGATATAAAATCTCCTATTAGCGGCGTACTAACCTTTGTAAATGAAGAAATAGGCGCTACGGTTAATCCCGGCGATGCCCTGGTGCGGGTGGCCGATTTAAGCAGCTTTAAAGTAAAAGCCACCATCGCCGATTCATACGCCGACCAGTTGCAACCAGGCGGTCCCGTTACCGTGCGCCTGAACGATACCGACCTGAAAGGCACGATTGCCACTATCCGGCCGGCGGTAGAAAACAACCAGGTTACCTTCTTCGTGCAGTTAGACCAGAAAAATCATCCGCAGTTACGCTCTAATTTAAAGGTTGAAGTTTTTGTGATTACTTCTTTTAAAAACCAAGCCATGCGGGTGAAAAATGGACCTTTCTTTACCGGTGCCCGCGACCAGAAAGTATTCGTGATTAAAGGAAATAAAGCCATTGCCCGCACCGTTCAAATTGGCTTAAGCAATTTTGATTGGGTAGAACTGCTGGGCGTGCAGCCCGGCGAAGAAGTTATTATCTCCGACACGAAAGAGTTTCAGCACCTGGATGAGTTTACCATTACCAACGATTAA
- a CDS encoding erythromycin esterase family protein: MAESKLPYYPLENTQSLDVLMDAIGDARFVLLGEASHGTSEYYTWRTAISRRLITEKNFDFIAVEGDWPDCYQVNRFVKGYPEAGTTVQDVLKNFTRWPTWMWGNWEVAALVEWLREHNQNQPIDKKAGFYGLDVYSLWDSLEQIVQYLEQNDGTTVEAAKKAFRCFEPFGDDPQAYAEAIAFVDKGCENEVLEMLQKITANAPQFSGDREANFGAEQNALVAVNAEKYYRAMIRGGGSSWNVRDRHMMETLNRLMTLHGPDAKAIIWEHNTHIGDARATDMARSGMVNIGQLVREEHGRENAFLVGFGSYWGTVMAGRQWGAPMQKMEVPRAKPKSWEAHLHNAGPGDKLLLTQELRKLEELQKPIGHRAIGVVYNPEFEAFGNYVPSRIPERYDAFLFIDETEAVHPLHNYRDTRQPPELYPWGT; encoded by the coding sequence ATGGCAGAAAGCAAACTCCCGTATTACCCGCTCGAAAATACCCAAAGTCTGGATGTGCTGATGGATGCCATTGGCGATGCCCGTTTTGTTTTATTGGGCGAAGCATCGCACGGCACTTCCGAATATTATACCTGGCGCACGGCCATCTCGCGCCGGCTGATTACCGAGAAAAATTTTGATTTCATTGCGGTAGAAGGCGACTGGCCGGACTGCTACCAGGTGAACCGGTTTGTAAAAGGCTACCCTGAGGCGGGCACTACGGTACAGGATGTTTTAAAAAATTTTACCCGCTGGCCCACCTGGATGTGGGGTAACTGGGAAGTAGCCGCTTTGGTAGAATGGCTGCGGGAACATAACCAAAATCAACCAATAGATAAAAAAGCCGGTTTCTACGGCCTGGATGTGTACAGTCTCTGGGATTCGCTGGAGCAGATTGTGCAGTATTTGGAGCAAAATGACGGCACCACAGTAGAAGCGGCTAAAAAAGCCTTTCGTTGTTTTGAGCCATTCGGCGACGATCCGCAGGCTTACGCCGAAGCCATTGCTTTTGTGGATAAGGGCTGCGAAAACGAAGTACTGGAAATGCTGCAAAAAATTACTGCTAACGCGCCGCAATTTTCTGGCGACCGCGAAGCGAACTTTGGTGCAGAGCAAAACGCCTTAGTAGCCGTAAATGCCGAAAAATACTACCGGGCCATGATCCGGGGCGGCGGCAGTTCCTGGAACGTGCGCGACCGCCACATGATGGAAACCCTGAATCGCCTGATGACCTTACACGGTCCGGATGCCAAAGCCATTATCTGGGAACACAACACACACATCGGCGACGCCCGTGCCACCGACATGGCCCGGAGCGGTATGGTAAACATTGGCCAATTAGTACGGGAAGAACACGGCCGCGAAAATGCTTTTCTGGTAGGTTTTGGATCGTACTGGGGTACGGTAATGGCGGGTCGGCAATGGGGCGCTCCCATGCAAAAAATGGAAGTACCGCGCGCTAAGCCTAAAAGTTGGGAAGCGCATTTACATAACGCTGGCCCCGGCGATAAACTTTTGCTAACCCAGGAATTACGGAAGCTCGAAGAATTACAAAAACCCATTGGCCACCGGGCTATTGGCGTGGTATATAACCCCGAGTTCGAAGCATTTGGCAACTACGTACCTTCCCGGATTCCGGAGCGTTACGATGCTTTCCTGTTTATCGACGAAACCGAAGCCGTACATCCGCTCCATAACTACCGCGACACGCGCCAGCCACCAGAACTATATCCCTGGGGCACTTAA
- a CDS encoding competence/damage-inducible protein A yields the protein MQKLNQTPNIVLAEIITIGDEILYGQVVDTNSAFMGTELGKIGIKVKQITSVSDDAAHIVQALDAARTRADVILITGGLGPTKDDLTKTTLAAYFNVGLKLDEQSLADVTEIFKKYGRELTELNRQQAFLPENCLPVRNILGTAPGMWFEVDNKIMVSMPGVPFEMKTMMTDIVLPRLQQHFGLPKINHKVIMTIGIGESFLAEKIASWEDQLPPHIKLAYLPKLGSVRLRLTGLDTGTDDLETEMQAEVDKLSELIPEYIFAYGEVSLPEAISNLLKEHYLTIATAESCTGGMVAQKLTSIPGSSAYFKGGIVAYDNAVKVEQLGVSEATLETFGAVSEETVSEMAQNVRQLLKTDIGIATSGIAGPIGGTPEKPVGTIWIAYTDAHQTVAKKLNFNRTRELNMEFTTMNVLNLVRQSLPEAFRIG from the coding sequence ATGCAGAAATTGAACCAAACTCCTAACATTGTACTGGCCGAAATAATTACTATTGGAGACGAAATTTTATACGGCCAGGTTGTAGATACTAATTCGGCGTTTATGGGCACCGAGTTAGGTAAAATCGGCATAAAGGTAAAACAAATTACGTCGGTGTCGGATGATGCGGCGCATATTGTGCAGGCTTTAGATGCGGCACGTACCCGGGCCGATGTTATTTTAATTACCGGCGGATTGGGTCCTACCAAAGACGATTTAACCAAAACCACGCTGGCTGCTTACTTTAACGTAGGCTTAAAACTGGACGAACAATCGCTGGCCGACGTAACAGAAATTTTTAAAAAATACGGCCGCGAGCTAACCGAATTAAACCGGCAACAAGCTTTTTTACCCGAAAATTGCTTACCTGTTCGCAACATCTTGGGCACCGCGCCGGGCATGTGGTTCGAGGTAGATAATAAGATTATGGTATCAATGCCGGGCGTGCCTTTCGAGATGAAAACCATGATGACCGATATTGTACTGCCCCGGTTGCAACAGCATTTTGGTTTGCCAAAAATCAACCATAAAGTAATCATGACCATTGGTATTGGCGAGTCGTTTCTGGCCGAAAAAATTGCGTCCTGGGAAGATCAATTACCACCGCATATTAAACTGGCTTATCTGCCCAAGTTAGGAAGCGTACGTTTGCGCCTTACTGGTCTGGATACCGGCACCGACGACCTGGAAACCGAAATGCAGGCCGAAGTAGACAAATTAAGTGAGCTGATTCCGGAGTACATATTTGCCTACGGCGAAGTAAGTTTACCCGAAGCTATTAGCAATTTATTAAAAGAACATTACCTGACTATTGCTACCGCCGAAAGTTGCACGGGTGGCATGGTGGCGCAAAAACTAACCAGCATTCCGGGGTCGTCGGCGTATTTTAAAGGCGGTATTGTGGCCTACGACAATGCTGTAAAAGTGGAACAACTAGGCGTTTCGGAAGCTACCCTGGAAACCTTTGGCGCCGTAAGCGAAGAAACCGTGAGCGAAATGGCGCAAAACGTACGGCAGCTTTTAAAAACCGATATTGGCATTGCTACCAGCGGCATTGCCGGACCTATCGGCGGTACCCCGGAAAAGCCGGTTGGCACCATTTGGATTGCCTACACCGATGCGCACCAAACCGTAGCTAAAAAATTGAATTTCAACCGTACCCGCGAATTAAATATGGAGTTTACGACCATGAACGTGCTGAACCTGGTGCGGCAAAGTTTACCGGAAGCATTTCGAATCGGGTAA
- a CDS encoding GNAT family N-acetyltransferase yields MIELRPAEFLDYSAIALLHAASWQKTYRGIYSDKFLDEKVEKDRLELWYHRLNSPAIGQQITIASQDNTMVGFSCIYLDDDLTYGTLLDNLHVAANYQKSGIGKLLVKNCAKLILENSKNPTMYLWVFEANQNARRVYERLGGVNMQIIEKQNEDGTKAIICRYVWEDVTSLI; encoded by the coding sequence ATGATTGAATTAAGACCGGCGGAATTTTTGGATTACTCTGCCATTGCTCTCCTGCACGCCGCTAGCTGGCAGAAAACCTATCGGGGTATATATAGTGATAAGTTTCTGGACGAAAAAGTTGAAAAAGATCGGTTAGAACTTTGGTACCACAGACTTAACTCTCCTGCTATTGGCCAGCAAATTACTATAGCCTCACAGGATAACACTATGGTTGGTTTTTCATGTATTTACCTGGATGATGATTTAACCTATGGTACATTACTCGACAATTTGCACGTTGCAGCAAATTATCAGAAATCAGGTATTGGCAAATTATTGGTAAAAAACTGTGCAAAATTGATTTTGGAAAATAGTAAAAACCCAACCATGTATTTATGGGTATTTGAGGCGAACCAAAATGCAAGGCGGGTTTATGAGCGACTTGGTGGGGTAAATATGCAAATAATCGAAAAGCAAAATGAGGATGGAACAAAAGCAATAATATGCCGGTACGTTTGGGAAGACGTTACCTCACTCATTTAA
- a CDS encoding DUF4197 domain-containing protein — MKTTSVYLLLFVAIFSFNCSGQLVNLPSAGQINEALNKNKPLTSEEVASGLKEALTQGIAKGATQASQQDGYFGNQLIRIPFPEDVKRVETTLRSVGLGSQVDNFVLSLNRAAEDAAQTAKPIFLGAIRKLTFQDVWNILTGEKDAATQFLRRTTSDELYRAFAPHIQKSLDKTYATKYYTDVMNAYNAIPLVQKVNPNLNDYATKKAMDGLFLLVAQEEANIRENPVARTTDLLKRVFSKQAKS, encoded by the coding sequence ATGAAAACCACTTCCGTATACCTTTTGTTATTTGTCGCGATTTTTTCTTTTAACTGCTCCGGCCAACTAGTTAACCTGCCTAGTGCGGGTCAGATTAACGAAGCCTTAAACAAAAATAAACCCCTTACTTCCGAAGAAGTAGCCAGTGGCTTAAAAGAAGCTTTAACGCAAGGCATTGCCAAAGGTGCTACCCAGGCTTCGCAACAAGACGGTTATTTTGGCAATCAGTTAATACGCATTCCGTTTCCGGAAGATGTTAAGCGCGTAGAAACCACTTTACGCAGCGTGGGCTTAGGTAGCCAGGTAGATAATTTTGTATTATCGCTGAACCGCGCCGCCGAAGATGCCGCCCAAACCGCTAAACCTATTTTCTTGGGCGCTATTCGAAAATTAACTTTTCAAGATGTCTGGAATATTTTAACTGGCGAGAAAGATGCGGCCACTCAATTTTTACGCCGTACCACTTCTGATGAATTATACCGTGCTTTTGCCCCGCACATTCAAAAATCGCTGGATAAAACCTACGCTACCAAGTATTACACCGATGTGATGAACGCCTACAACGCGATTCCGCTGGTGCAAAAAGTTAATCCCAACCTGAACGATTACGCCACCAAAAAAGCCATGGACGGTTTATTTTTACTCGTAGCCCAGGAAGAAGCCAACATTCGCGAAAACCCGGTGGCCCGTACCACCGACTTATTAAAACGCGTATTCTCCAAACAAGCCAAATCGTAA
- a CDS encoding dihydrolipoamide acetyltransferase family protein: MALVEMVMPKMGESIMEGTVLRWLKQVGDRIEEDESVLEVATDKVDTEVPAIQGGILTKILANEGDIIPVGQAIALIETSGDGSAPTSDPATEPTLSEPEPTATPIAASSPTPTVAAPAEVASIPTKPKQVFEGRFYSPLVMNIAREENISMAELEQIPGTGNEGRVTKKDILEYLEHRHEAQDNKAAAEATPVSTSAPEVLQPAPAPEPIVAPAQPAVSVSGDVEIIEMDRMRKLIAQRMLESKRISPHVTSFVEADVTNIVMWRNKMKDAYQKREGENLTFTPIFIEAVAKAIKDFPMINISVDGDRIIRKRDINIGMAVALPSGNLIVPVIKNADQMNLNGITKKVNDLANRARNNKLTPDDLSDGTYTLTNVGSFGNVLGTPIIMQPQVAIMAVGAIKKKPAVIETPQGDLIGIRHFMFLSHSYDHRVVDGSLGGMFVKRVSDYLENFDLDTKI; this comes from the coding sequence ATGGCACTGGTAGAAATGGTAATGCCCAAAATGGGCGAAAGTATCATGGAAGGAACGGTACTACGCTGGTTAAAACAAGTAGGCGATCGCATCGAAGAAGATGAATCGGTACTGGAGGTAGCCACCGATAAAGTAGACACGGAAGTACCCGCCATTCAGGGAGGAATTTTAACTAAAATTTTAGCGAACGAAGGCGACATTATTCCGGTAGGCCAGGCCATTGCTTTAATTGAAACCAGCGGGGATGGTTCGGCTCCAACGAGCGACCCAGCCACTGAACCAACGCTTAGTGAACCGGAGCCAACTGCTACCCCAATTGCCGCTAGTAGCCCAACACCAACGGTTGCAGCACCGGCTGAAGTTGCCTCAATACCAACTAAACCAAAACAGGTTTTTGAAGGCCGTTTTTACTCGCCCCTGGTGATGAACATTGCCCGGGAAGAAAACATCAGCATGGCCGAACTGGAACAAATTCCGGGTACGGGCAACGAAGGCCGGGTAACCAAAAAAGATATTCTGGAATACCTGGAACATCGCCACGAAGCCCAGGATAATAAGGCTGCTGCAGAAGCCACTCCTGTTTCAACTTCTGCTCCCGAAGTTTTGCAACCAGCGCCTGCGCCAGAACCCATTGTTGCACCGGCTCAACCAGCCGTATCGGTGAGTGGCGATGTAGAGATAATTGAAATGGACCGCATGCGCAAATTGATTGCCCAGCGCATGTTAGAAAGCAAACGCATTTCGCCGCATGTTACTTCTTTCGTGGAAGCTGACGTAACCAATATTGTGATGTGGCGCAACAAAATGAAAGATGCCTATCAAAAACGCGAAGGCGAAAACCTGACTTTCACGCCCATTTTCATCGAAGCAGTTGCTAAAGCCATTAAAGATTTCCCGATGATTAACATTTCTGTGGATGGTGACCGTATTATCCGAAAACGTGACATTAACATTGGGATGGCCGTAGCTTTGCCGAGCGGCAATTTAATTGTACCGGTAATTAAAAACGCCGACCAGATGAACCTGAACGGCATCACCAAAAAAGTAAACGATTTAGCGAACCGCGCCCGCAACAACAAGTTAACCCCCGATGATTTATCGGATGGCACTTACACCTTAACCAACGTAGGTTCTTTTGGTAACGTGTTAGGTACACCCATTATCATGCAGCCGCAGGTTGCCATTATGGCCGTAGGCGCTATCAAGAAGAAGCCAGCGGTAATCGAAACCCCACAAGGTGATTTAATCGGTATCCGGCACTTCATGTTCTTATCGCACTCCTACGACCACCGCGTAGTAGATGGCTCGCTAGGCGGTATGTTCGTGAAACGCGTTTCGGATTATTTAGAAAACTTCGACCTGGATACAAAAATTTAA
- the msrB gene encoding peptide-methionine (R)-S-oxide reductase MsrB, which translates to MKAFIYGIAALLLSVTACAQHTEKAPLGETTAESGQAPVPTQKVNNLNIAGQPAKIVKTDAEWKAILTPEQYYVMREKGTERAFSGKYNHNVDKGIYKCAACGLELFSSETKFDSGTGWPSFYKPLNNKNVKEKRDTSDGMVRTEVLCNRCNGHLGHVFDDGPKPTGLRYCLNSVSLAFEKK; encoded by the coding sequence ATGAAAGCATTTATATATGGCATTGCCGCACTTTTACTATCGGTAACAGCATGCGCCCAACATACCGAAAAAGCACCCTTGGGCGAAACTACCGCCGAATCGGGGCAGGCACCGGTACCTACCCAAAAAGTAAATAATTTAAATATAGCCGGTCAGCCCGCCAAAATTGTAAAGACCGATGCCGAATGGAAAGCTATTTTAACGCCCGAACAATATTACGTAATGCGTGAAAAAGGCACCGAGCGGGCATTTAGCGGGAAATACAACCACAACGTAGACAAAGGAATTTACAAATGCGCGGCCTGCGGTTTGGAATTATTTTCTTCCGAAACCAAGTTTGATTCCGGAACTGGCTGGCCTAGTTTCTATAAGCCGCTAAATAATAAAAATGTAAAAGAAAAGCGAGATACCAGCGATGGCATGGTGCGCACCGAAGTTTTATGTAACCGTTGCAACGGCCACCTCGGTCACGTATTCGATGACGGCCCCAAACCAACTGGCTTGCGTTACTGCCTCAACTCCGTTTCGCTGGCATTCGAGAAAAAGTAG